In Pyxicephalus adspersus chromosome 12, UCB_Pads_2.0, whole genome shotgun sequence, a genomic segment contains:
- the MUC1 gene encoding mucin-1, protein MEYSLILNNPTSSLYKELEAKVTQLFNDTYNCTDCSTRGTYLGVFILSFSSGSIVTNTQAQFKGSETAGNVQTLLEQKLSGSNNEYSGLQINNIQVSRTAITPSSGTVVPGWGIALLVLVSVLLFFCIIFIIVMVILLCLRKHRGYMDVFSTRGSYNTMHDYTSYQTHGRYVAPNKYETAGNGTKNKYSYTNQGLETNNL, encoded by the exons ATGGAATATTCTCTGATCCTAAATAATCCGACATCTTCCCTGTACAAGGAACTGGAGGCCAAAGTCACGCAGCTG TTTAATGACACGTATAACTGCACCGACTGCTCCACTCGTGGCACCTACCTGGGGGTATTTATTCTCTCCTTCAG CTCCGGCTCCATCGTCACCAACACCCAGGCCCAATTTAAAGGGTCGGAAACTGCCGGCAATGTCCAGACCCTATTGGAACAGAAGCTATCGGGGAGCAACAATGAGTACAGTGGCCTCCAAATTAACAATATACAAG TCAGTAGAACCGCAATCACGCCCTCCTCAGGCACCGTGGTCCCGGGATGGGGGATCGCCCTGCTGGTCCTCGTCTCCGTGCTTCTATTCTTCTGCATCATTTTCATCATTGTCATG GTCATCCTGCTCTGCCTGCGCAAGCACCGAGGTTACATGGACGTGTTCTCTACCCGTGGCTCCTACAACACCATGCACGACTACACATCGTACCAAACACACGGGCGCTACGTGGCACCCAACAAGTATGAG aCCGCTGGGAATGGAACCAAGAACAAATACTCCTACACCAATCAGGGCCTAGAGACCAACAACCTGTGA
- the TRIM46 gene encoding tripartite motif-containing protein 46, translating to MAQGDDLQAFTSIMDALVRISTSMKNMERELLCPVCKDMYKHPVILPCKHNVCHVCASEILLQRGYVCDPNSEPNSPASSPSTRSPRMGRRVVPRQERLIKSGFGTYPGRKRGPAHPQMVLFPCPSCQQDVDLGERGLGNLFRNLTLERVVERYRQTVNISAAIMCQFCKPPQQEASKGCTECRASFCNECFKLYHPWGTQKAQHEPTPPTLTFKPKGLTCPDHKEEVHLYCKTCQRLVCQICRVRRTHSGHKITPIISAYQALREKLSKSLAYILGSQHIVQGQINELEESIKQTEVNGGKAQEEALQLIGALRSALDDKQAALTRDIAERQRERRCVLEAQVWERQTLLENSGLVCYAQEVMKEMEQPCFVLAAKQLHERIIRAIDSIQSFRAAACLPLPPFKLDVSRELKLLTELNFVRTPDAPVIDTQRTYAYDQIYLCWRLPQDSAPAWHYTVEYRKTDPKPKTLKLWQRREEIWGLSTILEGPDTDSVYVLRVRGYNKAGYGEYSEDIYLHTPPAPVLNFFLDSSCGFPRDRLVVSKDRRAVRSIPGVPMLFAAERLMTSCHVSMELVLGDVAITQGRYYWECTVDPSSYVVKVGVGQESKLQELFQMPXXLFAPCSRYDPDSGHDSGAEDATMEVSPSFCFLTIGMGKILQPHGSPPTSRDPTGCTMPLPPRLGICLDYERGRVGFFDAVSHRSLWEGNVDCSGPVCPAFCFIGGGALQLQELVSIKHERKVTISGLSKAE from the exons ATGGCGCAGGGTGATGATCTGCAGGCTTTCACCTCCATCATGGATGCTCTGGTGCGGATCAGT ACCAGTATGAAGAACATGGAGCGTGAGCTCCTGTGCCCGGTGTGTAAGGACATGTACAAACACCCCGTCATCCTGCCGTGTAAACACAACGTGTGCCATGTGTGTGCCAGCGAAATCCTCTTACAGAGGGGCTACGTCTGTGACCCCAATTCTGAGCCCAACTCACCAGCTTCCTCCCCATCTACCCGCAGCCCCCGCATGGGCAGAAGAGTGGTGCCCAGGCAAGAGAGGCTCATCAAATCAG GATTTGGCACCTATCCTGGCAGGAAACGTGGCCCTGCCCACCCACAGATGGTTCTATTCCCATGTCCATCCTGCCAGCAAGATGTGGACCTCGGAGAGCGGGGGCTGGGCAACTTGTTCCGAAACCTCACCTTGGAGCGGGTGGTGGAACGTTACCGGCAGACGGTGAACATCAGCGCAGCCATCATGTGCCAGTTCTGTAAACCCCCCCAGCAAGAGGCCAGCAAGGGCTGCACCGAGTGTAGGGCAAGTTTCTGCAATGAGTGCTTCAAACTTTACCACCCATGGGGCACCCAGAAGGCCCAACATGAGCCCACACCACCAACCCTGACCTTCAAACCTAAG GGTCTTACCTGCCCCGACCACAAGGAGGAGGTCCACCTATACTGCAAGACCTGCCAGAGGTTGGTGTGCCAAATCTGCAGAGTGCGCCGTACACACAGCGGACACAAAATCACACCAATCATCAGCGCTTACCAGGCCCTGAGG GAAAAGCTCAGTAAGAGTTTGGCGTACATCCTGGGAAGTCAGCACATTGTACAGGGGCAGATAAACGAGTTGGAGGAGAGTATAAAACAGACCGAG GTGAATGGGGGCAAGGCGCAGGAGGAGGCCCTGCAGCTCATTGGAGCCCTGCGCTCTGCATTGGATGATAAGCAGGCGGCTCTGACCCGGGATATTGCGGAGCGGCAAAGGGAACGGCGTTGTGTCCTGGAGGCTCAGGTGTGGGAACGTCAGACCCTGCTGGAGAATTCGGGGTTGGTTTGCTACGCCCAGGAGGTGATGAAGGAGATGGAACAGCCCTGCTTCGTCCTGGCCGCCAAACAACTCCATGAACG GATCATCCGAGCCATTGACTCCATTCAGAGCTTCCGCGCAGCCGCGTGCCTCCCTCTGCCCCCATTCAAGCTGGACGTCAGTCGGGAGCTGAAACTTCTCACTGAACTGAACTTTGTCAGAA CTCCAGATGCTCCTGTTATTGACACCCAACGTACCTACGCCTATGACCAGATCTATCTGTGCTGGCGTCTCCCCCAGGACTCCGCACCTGCCTGGCACTACACGGTGGAGTACCGCAAAACTGACCCCAAACCCAAAACTCTCAAGCTTTGGCAGCGACGGGAGGAGATCTGGGGTCTAAGCACCATCTTGGAAGGGCCCGACACTGACAGTGTGTATGTGCTGAGGGTGCGAGGATACAACAAGGCCGGATATGGGGAGTACAGTGAGGACATCTACCTGCACACCCCACCTGCTCCAG TGCTGAACTTCTTCCTGGACAGCAGCTGTGGCTTCCCGCGGGACCGCCTGGTGGTCAGTAAGGATCGGCGGGCGGTGCGCAGCATCCCCGGGGTCCCCATGTTGTTCGCCGCTGAGCGCCTGATGACCAGCTGCCACGTCTCCATGGAGTTGGTGCTCGGGGACGTCGCCATCACTCAGGGCCGCTACTATTGGGAGTGCACGGTGGACCCCAGCTCCTACGTGGTCAAAGTGGGCGTCGGGCAGGAGAGCAAACTGCAGGAATTATTCCAGATGCCCCANN TTCTCTTTGCCCCCTGCAGCCGCTATGACCCGGACAGCGGGCACGACTCCGGAGCAGAAGACGCCACCATGGAGGTATCTCCATCCTTCTGCTTCCTGACCATTGGCATGGGGAAGATTCTTCAGCCGCACGGTTCTCCGCCCACCTCCAGGGACCCCACGGGATGCACCATGCCCCTCCCCCCACGCCTGGGCATTTGCCTCGACTACGAGAGGGGCCGGGTGGGCTTCTTCGATGCCGTGTCTCACCGTAGCCTGTGGGAGGGCAACGTTGACTGTTCAGGCCCCGTGTGCCCGGCGTTCTGTTTTATTGGCGGCGGGGCCCTCCAGCTGCAGGAACTGGTCTCCATCAAACACGAACGCAAGGTGACGATAAGCGGCCTGAGCAAAGCGGAGTGA
- the DPM3 gene encoding dolichol-phosphate mannosyltransferase subunit 3, with protein sequence MTKLAQWLLGLLLLGGVWATVTFDLLDLDPPPACREVFWPLPVYLLVAFGCYSLATIGYRVATFNDCEDAAQELQQQIRQAKEELSRKGMRL encoded by the coding sequence ATGACAAAGTTGGCGCAATGGCTGCTGGGATTGCTCCTACTGGGCGGAGTTTGGGCGACGGTGACCTTTGACCTGCTGGACCTGGACCCGCCCCCGGCCTGTAGGGAGGTGTTCTGGCCCCTCCCTGTCTACCTGCTTGTAGCCTTCGGCTGTTACTCCCTGGCGACCATTGGTTACCGCGTTGCCACCTTCAATGACTGCGAGGACGCCGCCCAGGAGCTGCAGCAACAAATCCGCCAGGCCAAGGAGGAGCTGAGCCGCAAGGGGATGAGATTGTAA
- the SLC50A1 gene encoding sugar transporter SWEET1, with amino-acid sequence MDGLWFLSAACILFTVSMFSSGLSDLRLMVSRRSVDNIQFLPFLTTQLNNLGWLYYGYLKADGTLMTVNSIGASLQTLYMAAFILYSPEKKRPLSQMVLALAVLVSGFSYFSLWIPDIGVRLNQLGLFCSVFTISMYLSPLADLAQIIRTKSTQCLSFPLTVTTFLTSTSWVLYGMQLGDAYIMVPNLPGIITSLLRIWLFWRYPQEPPTYRHLPA; translated from the exons ATGGACGGGCTGTGGTTCCTCTCCGCCGCCTGCATCCTCTTCACCGTCTCCATGTTCTCCAGCGGCCT GTCGGATCTCCGGCTGATGGTCTCCCGGCGCAGTGTGGACAACATTCAGTTTCTGCCTTTCCTCACCACACAGCTGAA TAACCTGGGTTGGCTGTATTACGGGTATCTGAAGGCCGATGGGACCCTGATGACGGTGAACTCGATCGGGGCCTCCCTACAGACGCTGTACATGGCCGCCTTCATCTTGTACTCCCCGGAGAAG AAGCGCCCCCTGTCTCAGATGGTCCTGGCTTTGGCGGTTCTGGTTTCGGGGTTCAGTTATTTCTCCCTGTGGATCCCCGATATCGGCGTTCGCCTGAACCAGCTGGGCCTCTTCTGCAGCGTCTTCACCATCAGCATGTACTTATCGCCATTGGCCGACCTG GCTCAGATCATCAGAACCAAGTCCACCCAATGCCTGTCCTTCCCGCTGACGGTGACCACCTTCCTGACCTCCACTTCCTGGGTTCTGTACGGCATGCAGCTGGGTGACGCCTACATCATG GTTCCCAACCTCCCGGGTATAATCACCAGCCTGCTGCGGATCTGGTTATTCTGGCGTTACCCCCAGGAGCCACCAACCTACCGCCACCTACCGGCCTGA